In the genome of Drosophila yakuba strain Tai18E2 chromosome 3R, Prin_Dyak_Tai18E2_2.1, whole genome shotgun sequence, one region contains:
- the LOC6536411 gene encoding E3 ubiquitin-protein ligase hyd, which translates to MVSMQFVLQPLPGSDDQFIERIREVSEKVNRFGYGSHRIFEQLKIPVREVVIGPAHIGVLLEDGKAFRVSFSINSEKLDLTKSDAKCSTSGGGGTASASKAPSSSRPMARSRARLLRATGRSSSTGQGSGSRSTGVIIGGSTSSRPLVTVPATYVPEELISQAEVVLQGKSRNLIIRELQRTNLDVNLAVNNLLSRDDEEAEDTEEGADNYVPEDLISLLDNGFSGDNNSVIIDPSDGLFSEEIFSNYSSIRNLLFDRIRSERSNANANAADSNQSTRSTTSGAALTASSGLPTQISVNADREAFSRWRDRQYYGPRRWISKDDYTWEKDADSKKKEPSPMLSPIWISEELQPWPEKSSVRFKTIGALYSEFIALSESGDLYQWRWSDAEPYKSETDNVYHPKTVSLNIIERVELISANFIRCSVVTETNRVATWMDEQLGYLGAKLEHNCCAFNEFISDPITKIYVCSLYTVVKTDSNNIYWWGVLPFDQRRYLWDKFRTKTKKPFKVVATDINVGAQVIMKKCPIYQSGSIGFTCSNGVPKVGQLLNSVWNFTDVCRMKIININTNSGVDKSQAAGINLNAHGITPDKDLPKSTAMPSTGSSKNGQSFSNSKESTDRIDMPPPPSPASSTCSDTGSVTSHKRTKRATTKEDSNAPQEGRKDEELWELKDVVFVEDKVGPVGKVLKVDGDFVAVRFPAMNAAAVAAAAAASSSSSNTASTSKEEGKEDDWQQCRLLRREDVQIFRTAMSTRGPDWLQKQPKKINVGADAAGAQLLTLAVDSRGIHVIKKVLGKIHYSLYNLYNSKQEQNCLFPTDCASFIGSSPGNILMACNNDCSGNSSTIVLRDGNGALYPLAKDCLGSIKDPQWFDLPPVKSITMSTISLPTMLSGVNLKSKVCMTALLFDTQKLMPHILRCDVKNSFAALSRLEREDQADTALVVEERCDGARNIFHACVIMCAPSSNKDSPPDSPSGGVEKKSLAVGLSVARSIPTVSTSAYVSSNAFGANAASSNENSSFATMSSSAAGSASATSRDNRTNLRDMMHRLINSDQAEQSGSQPMATNNEDHAYIPWPAEAPAASNLSASSSQNVPDSIEDDISKIIPSSSQSSMLSNIKLGSPNYTFDLAQRREHALTILQQMCVSPALRPYLCHMLSTKDAQGQTPFMLSVSCRAYEAGIILLNTILMLSEQDPQLKEAMIFPSGSPADQSPLHVICYNDTCSFTWTGADHINQNIFECKTCGLTGSLCCCTECARVCHKGHDCKLKRTAPTAYCDCWEKCKCKALIAGNLTKRFALLCKLVSCTDLVTKFNSKGESILLFLIQTVGRQIVEQRQYRFNVRVRNVGTAATGATGNNTVISNRKTSAAEIDSDMPDHDLEPPKFARKALERLLIDWNAVRSMIMSGAEKGDVPNPAGSASENSNSEGFNMFIQTQHGSTLLDKFTHSLIVKCTGDHLDTLLLTLVRELQNAIVANRCKEAEEVARRFVRSVARVFVIFNLEKQPNPEKRKSHTSCNKYVQSCVKVFQTLHKISIEELCEVSEALIAPVRLGVVRPTAPFTMSSSNLDNSDDLFSVDPLAPSNVESPSEQILGHDAGTDQSASFNIQQNYDVVAMETIRDASESEEVINREANSHNQDDELIENQRNEDGMQDDESDNDFTFNDAETESDSDDNQSNQEVQRSVQTGATVGSENDIGVLFLEDESGDSSAQEEDGSEDGESDDHSDEFNFNDQQLERRTTNSNARSDLAPQTMQWAIRSRDTARSSVRVPTGSNMVFIDPMALRRSTVPASTTVTTPSIEPHTMATTASNLARAFGITIRQISELISILSYNIVNDIETSLKIQSDEAIAVQAFVEKRLKATWDWMFTVMDGTEAQLKFGAYLTNYTDPNHPLHPLNLSAQASSSQTPAPATSSSVSGVNIMGSNSRRDFFTYCLSLMRSHTSEHRDALPVLDITALRHIAYVLDAFVYYMRNDSGFYDKQDTISGRINNLSPMVEAYDTDDELTNLEEFNADVQTSTSNTPSGSQGTRRHAFFARSESTLSLGCSAPEGFDLPLDMAMPLADKPHLLQPNSKRQELFANLPLLVTTNANNSAPNNGGSIFDYTPTRLGFSNSLKRNEHVYETVPPKQSMEVIINMDTSKTGDGNVTNKAEGSTDSNIYVQLKKKQGSDDFKSHKEADGNQSKYEKVVLMETDDSLPSTSKSTEALMATRPEVIIAPNKASVSPATAARSVIVLAGGSCLKTIDSDINNFSASNLSTAEQAKCDTHHQKSTTHHPLSFPVRGSLFYQSNFSELPSWNILLSRWKLTLDLFGRVFMDDVGMEHGSVLPELRGFPVKEMRFRRHMEKLRNGQQRDLVLCKLERNRESLIVQTFKELNTQFGNQNRRTQPPITFNRVKVTFKDEPGEGSGVARSFYTSIAEALLASAKIPNLESVQVGTSHSKYGVPFSSILRSRTVSGSGRDQSTLQRRGTSSKILWRSARERKALNLDARPYTPVNSSDNAMPESLNDHLSVHLQQIGERLYPKIHSINQTHAPKITGMLLEIPTPQLLSVISSDETLRQKVNEAIEIITFKLKSETSAQSSQPKKSPSVVLVEPVDDDNEPLFYSPGKRGFYTPRQGFASFERINAFRNIGRLIGLCLLQNELLPLFLQRHVLKYILGRKIKFHDLAFFDPALYESFRQIIQNAQTKEGDETINRMELCFVIDLMKEEGCGNRELIPGGRDVAVTSSNIFEYVRRYTEYRLIKSQEKALEALKDGVFDVLPDNSMNSLTAEDLRLLLNGVGDINVSTLISYTTFNDESSEGPDKLLKFKKWFWSIVEKMNIMERQDLVYFWTGSPALPASEEGFQPLPSVTIRPADDSHLPTANTCISRLYIPLYSSKSILRSKMLMAIKSKNFGFV; encoded by the exons atggtttccatgcaatttgttttgcaacCGCTTCCGGGCTCGGACGATCAGTTTATTGAAAG AATTCGTGAAGTGTCGGAGAAGGTGAACCGATTTGGCTATGGCAGCCATCGCATATTCGAGCAGTTGAAAATTCCAGTGAGGGAAGTGGTCATTGGACCAGCGCACATTGGAGTTTTGCTGGAGGATGGCAAGGCGTTCCGCGTGTCCTTTTCTATAAACTCGGAGAAACTTGACTTGACCAAATCAGACGCAAAATG TTCCACAAGTGGTGGCGGCGGAACGGCCAGTGCTTCGAAAGCCCCATCCTCATCCCGACCGATGGCCCGGTCCAGAGCACGGCTGCTGCGCGCAACAGGTCGCTCCAGTTCTACCGGACAGGGCTCCGGATCTCGCAGCACAGGAGTCATCATTGGAGGCAGTACATCGAGCCGACCCTTAGTCACAGTTCCGGCCACATATGTGCCCGAGGAGCTCATATCTCAAGCGGAGGTGGTTTTACAGGGCAAGAGCAGAAATCTCATAATCAGAGAATTGCAG CGCACCAACCTAGATGTCAACTTAGCTGTGAACAATTTGCTCTCGCGCGATGATGAAGAAGCGGAAGATACCGAAGAAGGTGCCGATAACTACGTGCCAGAAGACCTTATCTCCCTGCTGGATAATGGCTTTAGTGGAGATAACAACAGCGTCATCATAGATCCCTCAGATGGGCTTTTTTCGGAGGAGATATTTAGCAATTACTCCAGCATTCGAAA TTTGCTGTTTGACCGCATTCGTAGTGAACGCAGTAATGCCAATGCAAATGCCGCAGACAGTAACCAATCGACCCGCTCAACAACTTCAGGCGCAGCCTTAACTGCCAGCAGCGGACTTCCAACTCAAATATCAGTAAATGCTGACCGCGAAGCCTTTAGCCGTTGGCGGGATCGTCAGTACTACGGACCACGTCGTTGGATAAGCAAAGACGACTACACCTGGGAGAAGGACGCTG ATTCCAAGAAAAAGGAGCCATCCCCTATGCTATCCCCCATTTGGATATCTGAAGAATTGCAGCCATGGCCAGAGAAAAGTTCCGTAAGGTTCAAGACCATAGGCGCTCTGTATTCTGAATTTATTGCCTTGTCAGAGAGTGGAGATTTATACCAGTGGCGCTGGTCAGATGCAGAGCCTTATAAGTCGGAG ACTGACAACGTCTATCATCCCAAAACTGTTTCCCTCAACATAATTGAAAGAGTGGAGCTTATTTCGGCCAACTTCATCAGATGTTCCGTTGTTACTGAAACCAATCGAGTGGCCACTTGGATGGACGAGCAACTAGGTTACCTCGGCGCCAAGCTGGAGCATAATTGCTGCGCGTTTAACGAGTTTATATCGGACCCCATAACAAAGATATACGTCTGCTCGCTGTACACGGTTGTTAAGACCGATAGCAATAACATATATTGGTGGGGAGTCCTGCCATTTGATCAACGACGCTACTTATGGGACAAATTCCGGACAAAGACCAAGAAGCCCTTTAAGGTGGTTGCCACGGATATTAATGTTGGTGCTCAAGTGATAATGAAAAAGTGTCCTATCTATCAATCTGGATCAATCGGATTTACATGCTCCAATGGCGTCCCAAAGGTTGGACAGCTCTTGAATTCAGTCTGGAACTTTACCGATGTGTGTCGCatgaaaatcataaatattaacaCGAACTCTGGCGTGGACAAATCGCAAGCAGCTGGCATTAATCTCAATGCCCATGGAATTACCCCGGATAAAGATCTGCCAAAGTCCACGGCAATGCCCAGCACTGGCAGCAGTAAGAATGGACAATCCTTTTCAAACAGCAAGGAGTCGACTGATCGCATCGACATGCCACCTCCGCCGTCACCGGCATCCAGCACATGCAGCGACACCGGCAGCGTCACATCCCACAAGCGCACTAAGCGAGCTACTACGAAAGAAGACTCCAATGCCCCCCAGGAGGGAAGGAAGGATGAGGAGCTGTGGGAATTGAAGGACGTGGTGTTTGTCGAGGACAAGGTGGGTCCAGTGGGCAAGGTGCTAAAGGTCGACGGTGACTTTGTTGCCGTTCGTTTTCCAGCAATGAATGCAGCAgccgttgccgctgctgctgccgcatcAAGTTCCTCATCCAACACAGCCTCCACATCCAAGGAAGAGGGAAAGGAGGACGACTGGCAGCAGTGTCGGCTGCTGCGACGCGAAGATGTCCAGATATTTCGCACTGCTATGTCTACCCGTGGCCCAGACTGGCTGCAAAAACAGCCGAAAAAGATTAACGTTGGTGCTGATGCAGCTGGCGCACAGCTACTCACCCTGGCCGTGGACTCGCGCGGCATTCATGTGATCAAAAAGGTGCTCGGCAAAATCCACTACAGCCTCTACAACCTGTATAACAGCAAGCAGGAGCAAAATTGCCTATTTCCCACGGATTGCGCATCTTTTATTGGCTCATCGCCCGGCAACATATTGATGGCTTGCAACAACGACTGCAGCGGAAACAGCAGCACCATTGTGCTTCGGGATGGCAACGGAGCCTTGTATCCCTTGGCCAAGGATTGCCTTGGCTCGATCAAGGATCCGCAATGGTTCGACCTTCCTCCGGTGAAGTCCATTACTATGTCCACCATCTCTCTGCCGACAATGCTCTCGGGCGTGAATTTAAAGTCAAAGGTGTGCATGACTGCTCTGCTCTTCGATACCCAAAAGCTTATGCCGCACATCTTGCGTTGCGATGTCAAGAATAGCTTTGCCGCTCTCAGCCGCTTGGAGAGGGAGGATCAGGCGGATACGGCTCTTGTCGTAGAAGAACGTTGTGATGGAGCCCGAAACATATTCCACGCTTGCGTAATTATGTGCGCCCCATCCTCAAACAAGGATTCACCACCGGACTCTCCCAGCGGTGGAGTCGAGAAGAAGTCATTAGCAGTGGGTCTTTCCGTGGCGCGCTCCATCCCAACTGTGTCGACAAGCGCTTACGTTAGCAGCAACGCATTTGGAGCAAATGCGGCTTCAAGCAATGAAAACTCCAGCTTTGCAACAATGAGTTCATCCGCTGCCGGCTCCGCTTCAGCGACGAGCAGGGATAATCGTACCAACTTGCGCGACATGATGCACCGTCTAATAAATAGCGATCAAGCTGAACAGTCTGGCAGCCAGCCAATGGCTACAAACAACGAGGACCATGCGTACATCCCCTGGCCAGCTGAGGCACCGGCGGCCAGCAATCTGAGCGCTAGTTCTTCGCAGAATGTCCCAGACAGCATTGAAGATGACATCTCGAAGATAATTCCGTCCTCCTCCCAGAGTTCCATGCTTTCCAACATCAAGTTGGGGTCCCCCAACTACACCTTCGACCTGGCTCAGCGGCGGGAGCATGCTTTGACAATCCTTCAGCAGATGTGCGTAAGTCCGGCCCTTCGTCCCTACCTCTGCCATATGCTGAGCACTAAGGATGCGCAGGGTCAGACGCCGTTTATGCTCTCCGTTTCCTGTCGCGCCTACGAGGCAGGAATCATACTGCTGAACACGATTCTAATGCTGTCCGAGCAGGATCCGCAGCTAAAGGAGGCAATGATATTCCCATCCGGTTCGCCCGCGGATCAGTCGCCACTGCACGTCATCTGTTACAATGACACCTGCTCATTCACATGGACGGGAGCCGATCACATTAACCAGAACATTTTCGAATGCAAGACATGCGGCCTTACTGGATCCCTGTGCTGCTGCACAGAGTGCGCGAGAGTCTGCCACAAAGGACACGACTGCAAGTTGAAGCGTACGGCGCCGACTGCGTACTGTGATTGCTGGGAGAAATGCAAGTGTAAGGCTCTGATCGCTGGAAATCTCACGAAGCGCTTCGCTCTGCTTTGCAAGCTAGTCTCCTGCACAGATTTGGTCACCAAGTTTAACTCCAAAGGTGAATCTATCCTTCTTTTCCTTATTCAAACGGTTGGACGTCAAATTGTGGAGCAGCGACAGTATCGATTCAACGTAAGGGTTCGCAATGTTGGCACCGCAGCCACCGGAGCGACCGGAAACAATACAGTGATATCAAATCGCAAGACATCCGCAGCGGAAATTGATAGTGATATGCCGGACCATGATCTGGAGCCACCGAAGTTCGCTAGAAAAGCTTTAGAGAGACTGCTGATCGACTGGAACGCCGTGCGCTCAATGATCATGAGCGGTGCAGAGAAAGGCGATGTCCCGAATCCAGCAGGCAGTGCATCGGAGAACTCCAATTCGGAGGGCTTCAATATGTTTATTCAGACACAGCATGGATCCACGCTCCTCGACAAATTTACCCATAGTCTGATCGTGAAGTGCACCGGCGACCATTTGGACACTTTGCTCCTCACCCTGGTGCGCGAATTGCAAAACGCAATCGTTGCGAATCGCTGCAAGGAGGCTGAAGAAGTAGCGCGTCGCTTCGTTCGTTCCGTAGCACGTGTTTTCGTCATTTTCAATCTGGAAAAGCAGCCGAACCCGGAAAAGCGAAAGTCGCACACATCGTGCAACAAATACGTTCAAAGCTGTGTTAAAGTGTTCCAAACGCTCCACAAGATATCCATCGAGGAGTTATGTGAGGTTTCCGAAGCTCTGATCGCTCCAGTCCGACTGGGCGTTGTGCGCCCCACAGCTCCGTTTACGATGTCATCATCGAATCTGGAT AACTCCGACGATTTGTTCAGCGTGGATCCTTTGGCACCCTCTAACGTGGAGTCGCCTTCCGAGCAAATACTTGGACACGATGCTGGAACCGATCAGAGCGCCAGTTTTAATATTCAACAAAACTACGATGTAGTTGCTATGGAAA CTATACGCGACGCCTCCGAATCGGAAGAAGTTATAAACCGGGAAGCCAATTCCCACAATCAAGACGATGAGTTAATAGAAAATCAACGAAATGAGGACGGCATGCAAGATGACGAGAGCGATAATGACTTTACTTTCAATGACGCTGAGACTGAGTCCGACTCCGATGACAACCAAAGCAATCAAGAGGTGCAGAGGAGCGTGCAAACAGGGGCAACAGTTGGATCAGAAAATG ACATTGGTGTGCTCTTCCTAGAGGATGAATCGGGAGACTCTTCTGCCCAAGAAGAAGATGGTTCGGAGGATGGCGAGTCCGACGATCACTCCGACGAGTTCAATTTCAATGACCAGCAACTTGAACGCCGCACTACCAACTCGAATGCCCGCAGCGATTTGGCTCCTCAAACTATGCAATGGGCCATACGAAGTCGTGACACTGCCCGCTCATCAGTGAGGGTGCCCACCGGGTCTAATATGGTTTTTATTGACCCCATGGCTCTGCGTCGCTCCACTGTGCCGGCCAGCACTACAGTCACTACTCCATCGATTGAGCCACACACCATGGCGACAACGGCCAGCAATTTGGCACGGGCTTTCGGAATCACAATAAGACAGATATCCGAGCTGATAAGCATTCTATCCTATAACATAGTAAATGACATAGaaacatcattaaaaattcagAGCGATGAAGCAATTGCAGTCCAA GCATTTGTCGAAAAGCGCTTGAAGGCTACTTGGGATTGGATGTTCACGGTAATGGACGGTACCGAAGCACAGCTTAAGTTCGGAGCTTACTTGACCAATTACACGGATCCCAACCATCCGCTGCATCCGCTCAACCTAAGTGCCCAGGCTTCGAGTAGCCAAACTCCGGCTCCTGCCACATCCTCATCCGTTAGTGGTGTTAATATAATGG gATCAAATTCTCGCCGAGACTTCTTCACCTACTGCTTATCCCTGATGCGGTCCCACACATCTGAGCACAGAGACGCCTTACCAGTGTTGGATATAACAGCCTTGCGCCACATTGCCTATGTTCTCGATGCCTTCGTTTACTATATGCGCAATGATTCGGGCTTCTATGATAAGCAAGATACCATTTCTGGGCGTATAAACAATTTGTCACCCATGGTTGAGGCCTATGATACGGACGACGAGTTGACTAATCTGGAAGAGTTTAACGCCGATGTTCAGACGTCAACTAGCAACACGCCTTCAGGAAGCCAGGGCACACGCCGACATGCATTCTTTGCGCGGTCTGAATCGACTTTAAGCTTGGGCTGCTCAGCGCCAGAAGGCTTTGATTTGCCACTGGATATGGCCATGCCGCTCGCTGATAAGCCGCACTTGCTGCAACCAAATTCTAAGCGTCAGGAACTCTTCGCGAACCTACCGCTTCTCGTGACCACAAATGCCAACAACAGTGCCCCCAATAATGGTGGCAGCATTTTTGATTATACTCCAACAAGACTGGGATTCTCGAATTCCTTAAAAAGGAACGAGCATGTTTATGAAACAGTCCCGCCCAAACAGTCTATGGAGGTAATAATCAACATGGATACTAGTAAGACGGGTGATGGAAATGTAACTAATAAGGCTGAGGGCTCAACAGACTCTAATATTTACGTACAATTAAAGAAGAAGCAGGGCTCGGATGATTTCAAATCCCACAAAGAGGCTGATG GCAATCAAAGCAAATACGAAAAAGTCGTGTTAATGGAAACTGATGACAGTCTTCCGAGTACAAGTAAATCGACTGAAGCATTAATGGCCACACGGCCAGAAGTTATAATTGCTCCAAATAAAGCCTCAGTGTCGCCAGCGACTGCCGCCCGAAGCGTCATAGTTCTTGCAGGAGGATCCTGTTTAAAGACAATTGATTCCGACATAAACAATTTCTCGGCCTCAAATTTATCGACCGCAGAACAAGCCAAATGTGATACACATCATCAAAAGTCAACAACACACCACCCGTTAAGTTTTCCTGTTCGTGGTTCTCTGTTTTATCAAAGTAATTTCTCGGAATTGCCGTCGTGGAACATATTACTTAGCCGCTGGAAGCTAACTCTGGATTTATTCGGTCGCGTTTTTATGGACGACGTCGGAATGGAGCACGGGTCTGTGCTGCCGGAATTGCGCGGTTTCCCGGTGAAGGAGATGCGTTTCCGTCGTCACATGGAAAAATTGCGCAACGGACAGCAACGTGATTTGGTGCTTTGCAAGTTGGAACGCAATCGTGAAAGCTTGATTGTTCAAACGTTCAAGGAACTGAATACACAGTTTGGTAACCAAAACCGGCGCACTCAGCCGCCCATCACATTCAACAGAGTTAAGGTGACATTCAAAGACGAGCCGGGCGAGGGATCGGGTGTAGCCCGCAGTTTTTACACATCGATCGCAGAAGCATTGCTGGCCAGTGCCAAGATCCCTAACTTGGAGTCCGTTCAGGTGGGCACCAGTCACAGCAAGTATGGAGTGCCGTTTTCGAGCATCCTGCGTAGCAGAACCGTGTCAGGGTCTGGTCGTGATCAGTCGACTCTGCAGAGGCGTGGCACCAGCAGCAAAATATTGTGGCGTTCGGCCCGTGAGAGGAAGGCACTGAATTTAGATGCCAGACCTTATACTCCAGTAAATAGCTCAG ATAATGCTATGCCGGAAAGCCTGAATGATCACTTGTCCGTTCACCTACAACAAATTGGAGAACGTCTTTACCCTAAG ATCCATTCGATAAACCAAACGCATGCACCGAAGATAACAGGAATGCTGCTGGAGATACCCACCCCTCAGCTGCTGTCCGTAATTTCCTCAGATGAGACACTACGTCAAAAAGTGAATGAAGCGATAGAAATTATCACATTCAAACTGAAATCTGAGACCAGTGCACAAAGTAGTCAACCAAAAAAATCACCATCTGTCGTGCTGGTGGAACCCGTCGATGATGATAATGAGCCATTGTTTTACTCTCCGGGAAAGCGGGGTTTTTACACACCACGCCAAGGCTTTGCATCATTCGAACGCATTAATGCATTTAGAAATATTGGAAG ACTTATTGGACTTTGTCTACTGCAAAACGAATTGCTTCCACTGTTCCTACAAAGACATGTCTTAAAATACATTCTTGGGCGTAAAATTAAGTTCCACGACTTGGCATTTTTCGATCCAGCATTGTACGAATCTTTTAggcaaattattcaaaatgcCCAAACAAAAGAAGGCGACGAAACCATAAATCGTATGGAGCTATGCTTTGT TATTGATTTGATGAAGGAGGAGGGCTGTGGTAACAGAGAGCTTATTCCAGGAGGGCGCGATGTCGCGGTCACATCGAGTAATATATTCGAGTACGTCAGACGCTATACAGAATATAGACTAATCAAATCCCAAGAAAAGGCGCTTGAG GCACTAAAAGACGGAGTTTTCGACGTTTTGCCCGATAACAGCATGAATAGCTTAACCGCTGAGGACTTGCGTCTGCTGCTGAACGGTGTTGGTGATATTAATGTTTCAACACTCATTTCGTACACTACCTTTAACGACGAATCTAGCGAGGGTCCTGacaaacttttaaaatttaagaaaTGGTTTTGGAGCATTGTGGAGAAAATGAATATTATGGAACGCCAGGACTTG GTGTACTTCTGGACCGGATCTCCGGCGCTGCCAGCTTCGGAGGAGGGATTCCAACCATTGCCATCTGTCACCATAAGACCTGCAGATGACTCTCATCTACCAACTGCGAATACTTGTATATCTCGGCTGTATATTCCTTTGTACTCCAGCAAATCTATTTTACGCAGTAAAATGCTGATGGCCATTAAATCCAAAAATTTTGGATTTGTATAA